From Pieris rapae chromosome 3, ilPieRapa1.1, whole genome shotgun sequence, a single genomic window includes:
- the LOC110993295 gene encoding proto-oncogene tyrosine-protein kinase ROS isoform X1, with amino-acid sequence MSPPVNWHKCLVLLGLALSARTIGCDYSSITEKFGAEAVARCSEKCPFQNRTGEGHFDVNCGSDCSVEQCRMGCSLWLEGLDVSCQSACNVTSEAALSRELYCVMGCNEALNTYFQMLKDLIGTPPSPALVADSLTATSLSLVWEAPNLGNLTYLVQWRYEELPGSWQYYSNSSHSDRSIIHVENLRPYTKYRFRVAIFLSGRNGAGEPVYSAPSVVILTSDSGKPSSAPASLRAAAPDSSRVAISWEPGPFPNGQIISYVLRLADTQPNTIDVLEDMPASNKNLFYMFQNLAPARQYNVSVAMRNAVGEGPRAYVLISTPSLPTSVPSQQPILILGGEHNILAASANDMLSDPVEELYSTEHIITGVGVDVSSDNLFISVSNGFVYKSSLSKKTPPEAILSPKTIDYKPLDLSVDWLNQHLYVLGEVYYSKGSNITNSSLYPSWIISRCDFDGKNGIVASSGFNSRPIHFEVDAYNGYLFWALRGIERGGLYRLDLANISNGVKHDCRPKQIVYDANLGAFTVDHADFRLLVTHIRRNTVLAVSLDGREVSDFRSNTQRPMFFSPRSIAYANGLFYWTNGNEILMEEYHPKRDSYFHNEYPVTYNTKTIAMREVLVALRSCQPIPVPVNPPLGVQAVMGINRAKVSWSAPHLLGHQGTGAWQQWTFHLQLTNVITGETIGIKNINETTHIVDNIEQDTQYVIRIAAVTQSGSGPWSSEFIGKTLKSSPTTLQSTLLWSGPDGLLQTDLTGDNLQTLIDRNYLELQHLYITDISWYRDQLYLVTNASTVMWYNSTTHGKGFMPNMDNVGSLAVDWVGKKIYWSNPKQQLITRSNFDGSNKEPVPIVTVAKELTIDSLGAYIYWNTGHAVEAARLNGENKIIYYPAQLFSGKQVMGLTADLENKWLYWLVRSYDGSELHRAVTADKISLGANEQVTGTLVSRLSGTATLGPLCYFSERLVWVQDASRAVVSDLAGKYTAELIPRVHVIAVRDPTLHANSESIIAIPETINASTIAVEGTWDKFNVTWAPASKVNVNSSRVYYDVSLSFPTHHKIEKTVVTSWVEVAERSIDPYSAVEVSVRAHTQWGGGAGARARLRTPQAQPSAPSTPRLYVHRHSDGTMRAIFRWASPRRNNGIIRGYEAQCWAVPRAPRPATPSACAPARLAPHHTQLVLTHLQHNTTYYFQVRAFTDAGYGQYSEIVSAFSDEINPIPKVMISSQETIKIIDLGTGDSEIIPKSTGIPLDFAIDIEENVAYWVNDLEEIFSSRINGSGHYKLTSINGTATSICVDWVSRSVYWSQLERASIESYVVYRADLGLPNTRPRIARVLNRQQRIQSLQVVPSMRSLFWYEESNHTGFGTLLTSNINGSNVRPFFNYSDSSELDFRDDCNCPENPQIAKSFVIDLTTDIEIFFIDPWMYRIVATDITGCHCRVVVDATEKKKYGFIPMSLTVDSKYIYWYNSSERSIFYTNKFKKNKIDQVKSTFGYKIMALDVSNQPYPPRHCLFPNAEKLIPRVLSNSANSIKMQMPMIIKPNNCSKLEYEMTLTEYTVLYRLHSNDSTPCDRDSCFHLTTTNTDIILNDLKPFTNYTVRIEVTNYYAKLHQMKPIVGPMCLLQTAAEAPTAPKNVTGTVLSPVLARVEWTPEPGLWYELHWRTDDSPSLPHRKEHNTFEVSEGGSAIMTPLSPSTLYTVWVRARSRYSAVSADSLPLRLRTFPPPAPISLKNATAYTLTVIWPAPTSYTLNQYLVEYSETGGTTDLWLPCIQSGNAEWSATDLRPKTKYRFRLRLQYVNNTLPYFWPRDYNFVFETFGDVPGPPGVLRVEAVGEKMVRAWWAEPDPRGDPVTHYRIWGTPRNRIEQIDDNSLSNVSELLRADLPTDIDDELKTRIIREGLELLHNGTESYWLIGSGEIGAGYFARVQARNSYGWGELSPAGELHAAPLIHPARPHPAALAMAIFTLTLIVLAVALALFYSYNKRSKKKAALENQVTSPVIRRGPDVELATLRQLPIRHSTNILYNQGVYCPSDAELAALPHIRREQITLTKFLGSGAFGEVFEGHARQIDSNTPNTKVAVKTLRKGATEQEKTEFLKEAALMSNFKHEHILRLLGVCLDNDPNYIIMELMEGGDLLSYLRAKRSSLGTPESLTLLDLLNMCVDVTKGCRYLEEMHFVHRDLACRNCLVAVRDGRRIVKIGDFGLARDIYKNDYYRKEGEGLLPVRWMAVECLVDGVFSCQSDVWAWGVLCWEVLSLGQQPYPGRTNRQVLGYVRAGGTPDRPPNCPHALYELLQKCWSYAAEARPSFRQCLRIVTSLRDITPPDPLPVSPPETTHHYLQLLGDDAVDNRTYLLDENDNALDEDLPEQQMEPSHLLPQRTPKYLELMYDSDSPPGTICDGYEIPRSPLSYAPFSRHSIVGVAPNRLIKPPLYRTHSLRTNMRPPNATIIPLRNGIVKRASLCEGVQSTFLREPSSSRSRQDFKQIKTPL; translated from the exons TGCAGAATGGGGTGCAGCCTGTGGTTAGAAGGTTTGGATGTATCTTGTCAATCAGCTTGT AATGTTACTTCAGAAGCCGCTCTCTCGCGAGAATTGTACTGCGTGATGGGATGTAATGAAGCTCTTAACACGTATTTTCAAATGCTAAAAG aCTTAATTGGAACACCTCCCTCACCAGCATTAGTGGCGGACAGTCTAACGGCGACGTCGCTATCGCTAGTATGGGAAGCGCCAAACCTCGGAAATCTCACCTACCTTGTTCAATGGAGATACGAGGAGTTACCTGGCAGCTGGCAATACTATTCCAATTCTAGTCATTCGGATAGATCCATTATCCACGTTGAAAATTTGAGACCGTATACCAAATATCGA tTCCGTGTCGCAATATTTCTTTCGGGTCGGAATGGCGCTGGTGAGCCTGTTTATTCAGCACCATCAGTTGTCATATTGACGTCAGACAGTGGTAAACCGAGTTCTGCACCTGCATCTTTAAGAGCTGCTGCACCAGACTCAAGCAGAGTTGCTATTTCCTGGGAGCCAGGACCATTTCCCAATGGCCAGATAATATCATATGTCTTACGACTGGCTGATACACAACCCAACACTATTGATGTTTTGGAG gaTATGCCAGCgtcaaacaaaaatttgttCTACATGTTTCAAAATTTGGCACCAGCTCGTCAGTACAACGTGTCGGTAGCAATGCGGAATGCTGTTGGGGAGGGACCGAGAGCTTATGTGCTTATATCTACACCCTCTTTACCTACTT cTGTTCCATCACAACAGCCAATTCTTATATTGGGAGGGGAACATAATATTCTTGCAGCATCCGCTAACGATATGTTGTCGGACCCAGTTGAAGAGTTATACAGTACGGAGCATATTATTACAG GAGTGGGCGTTGATGTATCCAGCGACAATCTTTTTATATCTGTATCAAATGGATTCGTTTACAAAAGCTCTTTATCAAAGAAAACTCCACCGGAAGCTATTTTATCCCCAAAAACCATAGATTATAAGCCTTTGGACCTTTCAGTGGATTGGCTTAACCAACACTTATATGTGCTTGGTGAAGTTTATTATTCTAAGGGATCGAACATAACGAATTCCAGCCTATATCCCAGTTGGATAATATCGAGATGCGACTTTGATGGTAAAAATGGTATTGTAGCTTCATCGGGTTTTAATTCAAGACCCATACACTTTGAAGTGGATGCTTATAACGG ttatcTTTTTTGGGCTCTAAGAGGTATAGAGCGTGGGGGATTATACCGGTTAGATCTGGCTAACATCTCCAACGGCGTCAAACACGATTGCCGCCCAAAACAAATAGTATACGATGCAAACCTTGGCGCCTTTACTGTAGATCACGCTGACTTTAGACTTCTTGTTACTCATATAAGAAGGAATACAGTACTGGCGGTTTCTTTGGACGG aCGTGAAGTGTCAGACTTCCGCAGCAACACACAACGACCAATGTTCTTCTCACCACGGTCTATAGCATATGCCAACGGACTCTTCTACTGGACGAATGGAAACGAAATCCTAATGGAGGAATATCATCCTAAACGAGACAGCTACTTCCACAACGAGTATCCCGTAACATATAACACTAAGACCATTGCAATGAGGGAAGTTCTGGTGGCTTTGAGGAGTTGTCAGCCGATTCCAGTTCCTGTTAATCCACCGTTAGGGGTTCAGGCTGTGATGGGGATTAACAGGGCGAAGGTTTCCTGGTCTGCCCCACATCTTTTGGGTCATCAGGGAACAGGAGCTTGGCAACAGTGGACTTTTCATTTGCAATTAACGAATGTTATTACCGGCGAGACTATCGGCAT taaaaatattaacgaaaCAACGCACATCGTTGACAATATCGAGCAAGATACGCAGTACGTCATAAGGATCGCAGCCGTCACCCAATCTGGCTCAG GCCCGTGGTCATCTGAATTTATTGGTAAAACGTTAAAGTCATCTCCGACTACTCTACAAAGCACTTTATTGTGGTCTGGCCCCGACGGTCTTCTCCAAACGGACTTAACAGGAGATAATTTGCAAACCTTGATTGATCg TAATTATCTGGAGCTGCAGCACCTATACATAACTGATATATCCTGGTACCGAGACCAGCTCTACTTAGTAACCAACGCTTCAACTGTTATGTGGTACAATTCCACAACGCATGGCAAAGGTTTTATGCCCAATATGGATAATGTAGGCAGTCTAGCGGTTGATTGGGTTGGGAAGAAAATTTATTGGTCAAATCCGAAACAACAATTG ataACTCGCAGTAACTTCGATGGCAGTAACAAAGAACCAGTACCCATTGTGACTGTTGCCAAAGAATTAACTATCGATTCTCTAGGAGCCTATATTTATTGGAACACGGGCCATGCCGTGGAAGCAGCGAGATTAAATggcgaaaataaaattatctactatCCCGCACAGCTCTTTAGTGGGAAACAAG TGATGGGATTAACAGctgatttagaaaataaatggcTCTATTGGCTTGTACGAAGTTATGATGGGTCAGAACTTCACAGAGCTGTCACAGCTGACAAGATATCACTTGGTGCTAACGAG CAGGTGACCGGAACTCTAGTCAGTCGCCTCTCAGGCACAGCCACACTGGGTCCATTGTGCTACTTTAGCGAGCGGCTAGTTTGGGTCCAGGATGCATCAAGAGCTGTGGTCTCAGACCTTGCGGGAAAATACACTGCAGAACTGATACCAAGAGTGCATGTTATCGCTGTCAGAGATCCTACATTACATGCTAACAGCG AGTCGATAATCGCGATACCAGAAACGATAAATGCTTCCACAATAGCAGTGGAAGGCACATGGGACAAATTCAACGTAACTTGGGCTCCGGCATCGAAGGTCAATGTCAACAGTAGCAGAGTTTATTATGACGTCAGTCTCTCGTTTCCGACCCATCATAAAATTGAG aaaactgTAGTCACGTCATGGGTAGAGGTAGCAGAGCGTAGTATAGATCCATATAGCGCAGTCGAGGTATCAGTACGTGCGCATACTCAGTGGGGCGGAGGCGCGGGGGCACGTGCGAGACTACGTACACCACAGGCCCAGCCCTCCGCTCCCTCTACGCCAAGACTTTACGTACACAGGCACAG cGATGGTACAATGCGTGCAATATTCCGCTGGGCCTCCCCACGTCGAAATAATGGCATAATACGCGGTTATGAGGCGCAGTGCTGGGCCGTTCCCCGCGCCCCTCGCCCCGCTACCCCTTCAGCGTGTGCGCCCGCCCGACTAGCGCCGCATCACACGCAACTTGTGCTGACACACTTGCAACATAACACTACATATTACTTCCAG GTTCGAGCTTTTACTGACGCAGGCTATGGCCAATACAGCGAAATCGTTTCGGCATTTTCAGATGAAATCAATCCAATTCCAAAAGTAATGATTTCATCACaagaaactattaaaataatagatcTAGGCACGGGTGATAGTGAGATAATACCTAAAAGTACTGGAATACCCTTAGATTTTGCTATAGACATCGAAGAAAATGTTGCATATTGGGTGAATGACCTGGAAGAAATTTTTTCTTCACGAATTAATGGCAGTGGACATTATAAG CTTACATCCATAAATGGCACAGCAACGAGCATATGCGTTGATTGGGTTAGCCGATCGGTCTACTGGTCACAGTTAGAGCGGGCATCCATAGAGTCATACGTAGTGTACCGAGCCGATTTGGGCCTGCCTAACACGCGCCCGCGTATTGCAAGAGTGCTTAATAGACAACAACGAATACAAAGCTTACAAGTTGTACCCTCTATGAG gtcATTATTCTGGTATGAAGAAAGTAATCACACGGGATTTGGGACTCTGTTGACGTCTAATATAAACGGCTCAAATGTGAGGCCATTCTTCAATTACTCTGATAGTTCAGAGCTAGACTTCAGAGATGACTGTAATTGCCCTGAAAATCCTCAAATAGCAAAATCATTTGTTATTGATCTGACAACTGATATTGagattttctttattgatCCTTGGATGTATAGAATTGTGGCAACTGATATAACGGGTTGTCACTGTAGAGTAGTCGTTGATGCTACtgagaaaaagaaatatggcTTCATACCGATGTCCCTAACTGTTGACAGTAAATACATTTACTGGTACAACTCATCAGAAAGGTCTATATTCTAtacaaacaaattcaaaaagaacAAAATAGACCAAGTGAAGTCCACTTtcggttataaaataatggcaTTGGATGTTTCCAATCAACCGTACCCGCCTAGACACTGCCTATTCCCGAATGCCGAAAAACTTATACCACGAGTACTATCTAATTCAGCGAACAGCATCAAAATGCAGATGCCAATGATAATAAAACCGAATAACTGTAGCAAATTAGAATACGAGATGACATTAACTGAATACACAGTATTATACCGCTTACATAGCAACGACTCGACGCCTTGTGACAGAGATTCTTGTTTTCATTTAACAACAACGAATACTGACATAATATTGAATGATCTTAAACCATTCACGAATTACACTGTGAGGATTGAAGTCACCAACTATTACGCGAAATTGCATCAGATGAAGCCTATCGTCGGTCCCATGTGCTTATTGCAGACGGCAGCTGAAG CTCCAACAGCGCCAAAGAACGTAACGGGAACAGTTTTAAGCCCAGTGTTAGCTCGAGTTGAGTGGACTCCTGAGCCTGGCTTATGGTACGAACTTCATTGGCGAACTGATGATTCACCATCTTTACCGCATCGTAAAG aGCACAACACCTTCGAAGTATCAGAAGGCGGTAGTGCAATAATGACGCCTCTATCCCCAAGCACGCTATACACAGTTTGGGTGCGCGCACGTTCTCGTTACTCCGCCGTATCTGCTGACTCCTTGCCATTGCGTTTGCGCACTTTTCCGCCCCCAGCGCCTATATCGCTAAAGAATGCTACGGCGTATACCTTAACAGTTATATGGCCAGCACCAACCAGTTATACGTTGAACCA ATACCTTGTTGAGTACAGCGAAACGGGCGGTACAACTGACCTTTGGTTGCCTTGTATACAAAGTGGAAACGCTGAATGGTCTGCCACAGATCTGCGTCCGAAAACTAAGTACCGATTCCGATTGCGTTTGCAATACGTCAATAATACGCTCCCCTACTTCTGGCCCAGAGACTACAACTTTGTATTTGAAACTTTCG GTGATGTTCCTGGACCTCCTGGTGTCCTACGTGTAGAAGCGGTGGGAGAAAAGATGGTTCGAGCCTGGTGGGCAGAACCGGACCCACGCGGGGATCCTGTGACACACTACCGAATTTGGGGCACTCCTAGAAACAG gaTTGAACAAATCGATGATAATTCGCTGAGCAACGTGAGCGAACTGTTACGGGCAGATCTTCCAACGGACATTGATGATGAATTGAAGACGCGAATTATACGTGAAGGATTGGAACTATTACACAATGGAACTG AAAGTTACTGGTTGATCGGATCGGGTGAGATAGGTGCAGGGTATTTCGCCCGTGTACAGGCCCGTAACTCGTACGGGTGGGGTGAGCTGTCCCCAGCAGGGGAATTGCATGCAGCGCCCCTTATTCACCCAGCAAGGCCTCATCCAGCTGCGTTAGCTATGGCAATATTCACACTTACACTTATTGTTCTAGCTGTTGCGTTGGCCTTGTTTTACA GTTATAATAAGAGAAGTAAGAAGAAAGCGGCACTAGAAAATCAAGTTACATCCCCGGTGATACGGAGGGGTCCAGACGTAGAATTGGCTACGTTGCGTCAACTGCCTATAAGGCATTCTACAAATATTCTTTACAACCAG GGTGTATATTGTCCGTCGGACGCAGAACTAGCCGCTTTACCTCATATACGACGGGAGCAAATCACTTTAACTAAGTTTCTTGGGTCAGGAGCGTTTGGTGAAGTGTTTGAGGGACACGCAAGACAAATCGACAGTAATACTCCCAACACTAAAGTTGCTGTTAAG ACACTACGAAAAGGTGCCACTGAGCAGGAAAAGACCGAGTTCCTAAAAGAAGCTGCTTTAATGTCTAACTTCAAACACGAACACATATTACGATTACTAGGAGTTTGTCTCGACAACGACCcgaattacattattatggAACTTATGGAGGGTGGAGATCTACTAAGCTATCTAAGAGCGAAGCGATCCTCTTTG gGTACCCCAGAATCCCTTACACTACTGGATCTTCTGAACATGTGCGTTGATGTCACAAAAGGCTGTCGTTATTTAGAAGAGATGCATTTTGTGCATCGTGACTTGGCTTGCCGCAATTGCCTGGTCGCGGTGCGTGACGGTAGACGAATCGTCAAAATAGGAGACTTTGGCCTAGCCAGGGATATTTATAAGAACGACTACTATCGGAAAGAAGGAGAag gtcTGCTACCGGTTCGCTGGATGGCAGTAGAATGTTTAGTCGACGGCGTGTTCTCGTGCCAGTCTGATGTGTGGGCTTGGGGCGTACTTTGTTGGGAG GTACTATCTCTAGGCCAGCAGCCGTACCCGGGGCGTACCAACCGTCAAGTACTGGGTTACGTACGAGCTGGTGGAACGCCAGACCGACCGCCTAATTGTCCCCATGCACT GTACGAGTTACTCCAAAAATGCTGGAGTTACGCAGCCGAAGCGCGTCCATCATTTCGTCAGTGTCTCCGTATAGTGACGTCATTGCGTGACATCACTCCACCTGATCCATTGCCCGTTTCACCTCCGGAGACAACGCACCATTACCTCCAATTACTTGGAGATG ATGCTGTCGACAACCGCACCTACCTGCTCGACGAGAATGACAACGCCTTGG ATGAAGATTTACCCGAGCAGCAAATGGAGCCATCTCATCTATTGCCCCAACGGACTCCCAAATACCTAGAACTTATGTATGACAGCGATTCACCGCCGGGCACAATTTGTGACGGCTATGAAATACCACGATCTCCCCTTAGTTACGCACCTTTCTCTCGACATAGCATAGTCGGGGTCGCACCAAATCGACTCATAAAACCTCCTTTGTATAGAACACATTCCCTTAGAACTAATATGAGGCCACCAAACGCAACAATAATTCCACTAAGAAATGGTATTGTTAAGCGGGCTTCGCTCTGTGAAGGCGTTCAAAGCACATTCCTAAGAGAACCGAGCTCGTCTCGATCTCGCCAAgacttcaaacaaataaagacTCCACTCTAG